The Gossypium hirsutum isolate 1008001.06 chromosome A03, Gossypium_hirsutum_v2.1, whole genome shotgun sequence genome contains the following window.
tttttttagtataatcataaatatttttatctattttaaagaTGTATttctaaattctaatttaaattgaatttgaatggaAAGTGAAATATTATACAGcaggtttaatttatttttatctcataCTATAATCTAGTTATAGTATCTAATCACTCTATGAACCTAATTTTACGCTAAAACCCTAAACCAGttagttttattttcattttgttgtTGTTCCACCGGTCTAATTTTTTAATGTTAACGTACTCAACAGTAAAAAAACATAACGTAACTGTTTGTGACTGTTAATAATGTTATGTTTCCACTTTCCAGTCATTTCAGCGTTAACGTTAAACTCAGGCCCGCTACTCCAAGTCAAAGCCGACCGGGAACTCAATCAATGGAGAAACCTTACACTTTCAATCTTCTTCATCTACTCTTCCTCTATTTACTGCTTCCATTTCTCTCAAATTCGATACCACCACCAGCCCAAACCGACCACTCCGAAATCATATCAAGGTTCCAACGATACCTCCAAATCAACACTTCCCAACCATCCCCAGACTACCAAAAATCTACCCATTTCATTCTATCCCAAGCCGATTCCCTCTCTTTACAATCCCAAGTCATCGAATTCGTTCAAGGCAAGCCAATTGTGCTCCTTCAATGGCCAGGCTCCGACCCTTCCTTGCCTTCCATCCTCCTTAACTCTCACACTGACGTCGTCCCTTCTGAGTATTCGAAGTGGGTTCATCCTCCTTTTGGAGCTCACATCGACGAACAAGGAAATATCTTTGCTAGAGGCTCTCAGGATATGAAGTGCGTTGGCATGCAGTACCTAGAAGCTATTCGTAGGTTGAGGTTTTCTGGGTTTTGCCCAAAACGATCTCTTTACCTGTCGTTTGTTCCTGATGAGGAGATTGATAGCCGTGATGGTGCTGAGATGCTTGCTTCCTCTGATGTCTTCAAGAATATGAATGTCGATATAGTGCTTGATGAAGGTAACAATATTTTAAGTcatttaaatttgtttataattGTTGGATAATATTGTGTTTTGAGGAACAGGGTTGGCTTCTCCCAATGAGAACTACAGGGTATTCTATGGGGAGAGGGCTCCATGGTGGTTGGTTATAAAGTCAAATGGAGCTCCTGGACATGGGGCGAAGCTTTATGAGAATAGTGCCATGGAGAACCTTTTCAAGAGCATTGAGAGTATTAGGAGGTTCAGGGCTTCTCAGTTCGATTTGGTGAAGGCAAGTTTGAAGGCTGAAGGGGAAGTCATCTCGGTTAATATGGCCGTTTTGAAGGCTGGCACGTCTTCCCCAATAGTAAGTCTCTTGGTTTAACTCACTTCAGTTTGTATTTTACATGTATTGGTATTACTGCTTTGATTACGtcgaagacaattaataatggttgccattaacattaacgggagacaatcaataatgacaaccaccaactttggaaaagtggcaagggataattttttttttggtccttgagataatggtct
Protein-coding sequences here:
- the LOC107907691 gene encoding aminoacylase-1; amino-acid sequence: MEKPYTFNLLHLLFLYLLLPFLSNSIPPPAQTDHSEIISRFQRYLQINTSQPSPDYQKSTHFILSQADSLSLQSQVIEFVQGKPIVLLQWPGSDPSLPSILLNSHTDVVPSEYSKWVHPPFGAHIDEQGNIFARGSQDMKCVGMQYLEAIRRLRFSGFCPKRSLYLSFVPDEEIDSRDGAEMLASSDVFKNMNVDIVLDEGLASPNENYRVFYGERAPWWLVIKSNGAPGHGAKLYENSAMENLFKSIESIRRFRASQFDLVKASLKAEGEVISVNMAVLKAGTSSPISNGAPGHGAKLYENSAMENLFKSIESIRRFRASQFDLVKAGLKAEGEVISVNMAVLKAGTSSPTGFVMNLQPSEAEAGFDIRIPPIGDLESLEKQIAEEWAPASRNMTFEFKAKGILHDDLGRPLVTATDSSNPWWTLLEEAIKKANGKIGKPEIFPASTDAQNFRKLGLPAIGFSPMANTPILLHDHNEFLNQAEYLRGIEVYESIIKAYTSYIPPGGHGDSRDEL